ATAATTGCTAGGAAGCTTAGCGAAGAAGCATATTTTCCTGATCCACATGCACTTTCTAGAAACTTCTCCTCTATTATTATTGAGTGAGTATTCTCAAATTATTACATATTCAATTTCGTGTGGATAAGTTTTTtcataaatacaaatttaatggCATGTCGTTTATCACCTCAAAACTACTTCGAGTCATCttcttagtattttttatacaaattcATTTTCTAATATAGCATTTTTGTCGTTTCACAAATTCTAACATAACATATATCAGATTCAcaaaaattaacatttttttttcctttcacaAGTTCAACATAACATATTAATTCGAGAATATATGATTATTAGTATATCTATTATAAGATAATAAACTAACTATTATCTATGATATTTTCGAGAAAAAACAGAGACATAGCTGGTAGCAAGCATGTAAGAAGGAACTTGAATGGTCAAAGGGCAGGAGTTGCATGTGAGGCAACCAATAACATTGACAGATGTTGGAGGTGTGATCCCAATTGGGCAGATAATCGCCAAAAACTTGTAAATTGTGTTCAAGGTTTTGGAAGAAATACTACTGGAGGAAAGGGAGGTCCAATCTACATTGTTACTAGTCCTGCTGACAATGACATGGTTAATCCAAAACCCGGTACCCTTCGCCATGCAGTCACAAGAGATGGACCTTTGTGGATTATCTTTGCTCATAGCATGAATATTAGACTCAATCAAGAGCTCATGGTTTCTAGTAACAAGACTATTGATGGAAGAGGAGTTGATATCTACATTACTAAGGGTGCAGGCATCACTCTCCAATACGTCAATAATGTCATCATCCATGGAATCAAGATTCATGACATTGTTCCCGGTACCGGTGGACTTATTAGGGATTCTGAGAGTCATTATGGGTTTAGGACACGCAGTGATGGTGATGGAATCTCCATCTTTGGTGCTAGCAATATTTGGATTGACCATGTTTCCATGAGAAAATGCTCTGATGGTCTTATTGATGCCATTATGGGATCTACAGCTATTACCATCTCTAATAGTCATTTCACAGACCATAATGACGTAAGTAATTACtttcaacttttctcacattattttattataaaatcaaGTCA
The Arachis duranensis cultivar V14167 chromosome 5, aradu.V14167.gnm2.J7QH, whole genome shotgun sequence genome window above contains:
- the LOC107491061 gene encoding probable pectate lyase 3, whose translation is MAKVYNLFLSLCLAAIIPAFQANILDNTTYAKQHINLVDNEYWKERAIIARKLSEEAYFPDPHALSRNFSSIIIEDIAGSKHVRRNLNGQRAGVACEATNNIDRCWRCDPNWADNRQKLVNCVQGFGRNTTGGKGGPIYIVTSPADNDMVNPKPGTLRHAVTRDGPLWIIFAHSMNIRLNQELMVSSNKTIDGRGVDIYITKGAGITLQYVNNVIIHGIKIHDIVPGTGGLIRDSESHYGFRTRSDGDGISIFGASNIWIDHVSMRKCSDGLIDAIMGSTAITISNSHFTDHNDVMLFGANDQHTIDKVMQITLVFNHFGKRLIQRMPRCRFGFVHVVNNDYTHWEMYAIGGSSKPTIISEGNRFVAPDNNNAKEVTKRVTNDDWKNWQWRSINDEFVNGAFFVQSGPEVVKRPFSSKDMIAGKDGSYVQRLTSFAGSLKCRVGQPC